In a single window of the Cucurbita pepo subsp. pepo cultivar mu-cu-16 chromosome LG18, ASM280686v2, whole genome shotgun sequence genome:
- the LOC111780027 gene encoding potassium channel AKT1-like, whose product MDAVRNRGPFRVSVCGQEELEQLSRDGSQFSLSTGILPSLGARSNRRVKLRRFVISPYDHRYRIWETFLVVLVVYTAWVSPFEFGFLKKPQSPLSITDNVVNGFFAVDIVLTFFVAYLDKSTYLLVDEPKKIALKYASSWLVFDVISTIPSELAHKISPSPLRSYGLFNMLRLWRLRRVSALFSRLEKDRNYNYFWVRCAKLVCVTLFAVHCAACFYYLLAARYHDPKRTWIGASMEDFLEQSLWIRYVTSIYWSITTLTTVGYGDLHPVNTREMVFDIFYMLFNLGLTAYLIGNMTNLVVHGTSRTRKFRDTIQAASSFAHRNQLPVRLQDQMLAHLCLKFRTDSEGLQQQETLDSLPKAIRSSISHYLFYSLVDKVYLFRGVSNDLIFQLVSEMKAEYFPPKEDVILQNEAPTDFYILVTGAVDLLVLKNGVEQVVGEAKTGELCGEIGVLCYRPQLFTVRTKRLSQLLRLNRTAFLNIVQSNVGDGTIIMNNLLQHLKDVKDKDPIMEGVLLETENMLARGRLDLPLSLCFATLRGDDLLLHQLLKRGLDPNESDNNGRTSLHIAASKGNENCVLLLLDFGADPNSRDSDGIVPLWEAILGGHEAVVQLLIDNGANLRSGDVGHFACTAAEQNNLQLLKEILQYGGDVLSSRNNGTTALHVAVCEDNIEIVKFLLKQGADIDKPDVHGWTPRDLADQQGHEEIKNLFQTIKESKTQSVVAIPEKQKAIRFLGRFTSEPMILPSPQEGNDGSWAGQSRPRRRTNNFHNSLFGIMSAAHTGEKDMSFADHQTRGEKSGTNPARVIISCPEIGEVAGKVVLLPESFNELLEIGSMKYGIMASKVLNKDGAAIEDIEVIRDGDQLIFVSNGGTM is encoded by the exons ATGGATGCCGTCAGAAACAGAGGGCCTTTCAGGGTTTCTGTTTGTGGTCAAGAAGAGCTTGAGCAACTTTCCAGAGATGGCAGTCAGTTTAGCCTCAGCACTGGGATATTGCCCTCTCTTGGCGCTAGAAGCAATCGCAGAGTCAAACTCCGGCGTTTTGTCATTTCGCCTTATGATCATCGATACAG GATTTGGGAGACTTTTCTCGTTGTTTTGGTGGTATATACAGCTTGGGTCTCGCCATTCGAGTTTGGATTCCTCAAGAAACCCCAATCTCCACTTTCCATTACAGATAATGTGGTTAATGGGTTTTTTGCTGTGGATATTGTTCTCACATTCTTTGTGGCTTACCTCGATAAATCCACTTATTTACTTGTCGACGAACCGAAGAAGATTGCTCTGAAGTATGCAAGTTCATGGCTAGTCTTTGATGTCATATCCACAATTCCTTCTGAACTTGCACATAAGATCTCCCCTTCACCTCTCCGTTCTTATGGATTATTCAACATGCTTCGTCTATGGCGTCTTCGAAGAGTCAGTGCTCTTTTTTCCAG ACTGGAAAAAGATAGGAACTATAATTACTTTTGGGTTCGATGTGCAAAACTCGTTTGT GTTACTCTGTTTGCGGTTCACTGTGCTGCATGCTTCTATTATCTCCTTGCTGCTCGTTATCATGACCCAAAAAGGACATGGATTGGAGCATCTATGGAGGACTTTCTTGAGCAAAGTTTGTGGATTAGATATGTCACTTCGATTTACTGGTCTATCACTACCCTAACCACTGTCGGCTATGGTGACTTGCATCCTGTGAATACAAGGGAAATGGTTTTTGACATCTTCTACATGCTTTTCAATCTTGGTTTGACAGCATACTTGATTGGAAATATGACCAACTTAGTCGTCCATGGGACCAGTAGAACTAGAAAATTC AGGGATACCATACAAGCTGCATCTAGTTTTGCCCACAGGAATCAACTTCCTGTTCGTTTGCAAGACCAAATGCTTGCACATTTGTGTCTAAAGTTCAGAACTGACTCTGAGGGATTGCAGCAGCAAGAAACACTCGATTCCTTGCCGAAAGCCATCCGATCAAGCATTTCACATtatcttttctattctctagTGGACAAGGTCTACTTGTTTCGTGGTGTTTCAAATGACCTAATTTTTCAACTG GTTTCGGAAATGAAGGCAGAGTATTTTCCTCCAAAAGAAGACGTGATTTTACAAAATGAAGCCCCAACAGACTTCTATATTCTTGTCACGGGTGCTGTG GATTTGCTTGTTCTTAAGAATGGAGTTGAACAG GTTGTTGGAGAGGCTAAAACTGGTGAACTTTGCGGAGAGATTGGGGTGTTGTGTTACAGGCCACAACTGTTTACTGTGCGTACAAAACGATTGAGTCAGTTGCTGCGTCTGAATCGAACGGCTTTCCTGAATATTGTTCAATCTAATGTTGGTGATGGGACTATAATCATGAACAATCTTCTTCAG CACTTGAAAGACGTCAAAGACAAGGACCCCATCATGGAAGGAGTTTTGTTGGAGACAGAGAACATGCTAGCTAGAGGCAGATTGGACCTACCACTTAGTCTTTGCTTTGCAACACTTAGAGGTGACGACTTGCTTTTACACCAACTTTTGAAAAGAGGTCTCGATCCAAATGAATCAGATAACAATGGGAGGACTTCACTT CATATAGCAGCATCAAAAGGAAACGAGAACTGTGTGCTTCTATTACTGGACTTTGGAGCGGATCCCAACAGTAGAG ATTCAGACGGGATTGTGCCATTATGGGAGGCGATACTAGGTGGCCATGAGGCAGTAGTGCAGCTACTTATAGACAATGGTGCTAATCTCCGATCAGGAGATGTGGGTCACTTCGCGTGTACTGCCGCAGAGCAAAACAACCTCCAGTTGCTCAAAGAGATTCTCCAATATGGCGGAGACGTTTTGAGTTCCAGGAACAATGGAACGACTGCTTTACATGTTGCTGTTTGTGAAGACAACATTGAGATTGTCAAGTTCCTTCTTAAACAAGGAGCTGATATTGACAAACCAGATGTCCATGGATGGACTCCAAGAGATCTAGCAGACCAACAGGGacatgaagaaattaaaaacctCTTCCAGACAATAAAAGAATCGAAAACTCAATCTGTCGTTGCCATTCCTGAGAAGCAGAAAGCGATTCGCTTCCTTGGAAGATTTACAAGCGAGCCTATGATTCTTCCTTCGCCTCAGGAAGGAAATGATGGTTCATGGGCGGGTCAATCTCGTCCACGACGTAGGACTAACAACTTCCATAACTCATTGTTTGGAATCATGTCAGCAGCACATACAGGCGAGAAAGACATGAGTTTTGCTGATCACCAAACCAGAGGAGAGAAATCTGGAACCAACCCAGCAAGGGTGATAATCAGCTGTCCAGAGATTGGCGAAGTAGCTGGGAAGGTAGTGCTGCTTCCAGAAAGCTTCAACGAGCTGCTTGAGATTGGTTCCATGAAATATGGGATTATGGCTTCAAAGGTATTGAACAAAGATGGAGCTGCCATTGAAGATATAGAGGTCATTAGGGACGGCGATCAGCTTATTTTTGTCAGCAATGGAGGAACCATgtaa
- the LOC111780722 gene encoding DELLA protein SLR1-like — MDPFDSAASSGSSSGSSSSTVTKPQDIDGLLAGAGYKVRSSDLHHVAQRLERLESAMFNSSSEISQLASDAVHYNPSDIASWVDSILSEFNETASLPSDLSDFPDLFTVSNQTPGNVSWIDPCVAAQHQNLAQNQLTVVTAMEEDSGIKLVHMLVTCADSIHRGDFPLAGSLFVEMQSLLSGINTDCGIGKVAGHFIDALTRRVFTPHDPTTTSTGYENELLYHHYYEACPYLKFAHFTANQAILEAFDGHDCVHVIDFNLMHGLQWPALIQALALRPGGPPLLRLTGIGPPSPDGRDSLREIGLKLAELARSVNVRFAFRGVAAARLEDVKPWMLQVSPKETVAVNSVMQLHRLLGNNNQFSSPLEMVLGWIRSLKPKIMTVVEQEADHNQTGFLERFTEALFYYSTMFDSLEACCKMPEKAFAEMYLQREICNVVSCEGSARVERHEPLVKWRSRLQQAGFRALHLGSNAFKQASMLLTLFSAEGFSVEENEGCLTLGWHSRPLLAASAWQAAPPIDATHPSGETV, encoded by the coding sequence atgGATCCTTTCGATTCCGCCGCCTCTTCCGGCAGCAGCAGCGGCAGTTCCTCCTCCACCGTCACCAAACCTCAAGATATCGATGGCCTTCTCGCCGGCGCTGGTTATAAGGTCCGCTCCTCCGACCTCCACCACGTTGCTCAACGACTTGAGCGCCTTGAATCTGCTATGTTCAACTCTTCCTCTGAGATCTCTCAACTCGCCTCCGATGCGGTCCATTACAACCCTTCCGACATCGCTTCTTGGGTTGATTCCATTCTCTCTGAGTTTAATGAAACGGCATCCTTGCCGTCTGATCTATCCGATTTTCCCGATCTCTTTACGGTTTCTAATCAGACGCCTGGAAATGTTTCCTGGATTGATCCTTGTGTTGCTGCGCAACACCAGAACCTTGCCCAGAATCAGCTAACCGTCGTCACCGCCATGGAGGAAGACTCCGGTATAAAACTCGTCCATATGTTGGTTACTTGTGCCGATTCCATCCACCGTGGCGATTTTCCATTGGCTGGGTCTCTGTTTGTTGAAATGCAAAGTTTGCTCTCTGGCATCAACACCGATTGCGGCATCGGGAAAGTCGCCGGTCACTTCATTGACGCGCTGACTCGGCGCGTGTTCACACCACACGACCCTACCACTACTAGCACCGGCTACGAAAATGAGCTTCTCTATCACCATTATTACGAAGCTTGCCCTTACCTTAAATTCGCCCATTTCACCGCCAACCAAGCCATTTTGGAAGCCTTCGACGGTCACGATTGCGTCCACGTCATCGATTTTAATCTAATGCACGGTTTACAATGGCCGGCATTAATCCAAGCCCTCGCTCTCCGCCCTGGCGGCCCTCCTCTTCTCCGTTTAACTGGCATTGGCCCACCTTCTCCCGACGGCCGCGACTCGCTGCGTGAAATCGGGTTAAAACTCGCCGAGTTGGCTCGGTCGGTGAACGTCCGATTCGCCTTCCGCGGCGTAGCGGCGGCGAGGCTGGAAGATGTGAAGCCGTGGATGCTCCAGGTGAGTCCTAAGGAGACGGTAGCGGTGAACTCGGTTATGCAGCTCCACCGGCTATTAGGAAACAACAACCAGTTCTCCTCCCCCTTGGAAATGGTTCTCGGGTGGATCCGGAGTTTGAAGCCAAAGATCATGACGGTGGTCGAACAAGAAGCAGACCACAACCAAACCGGGTTCTTGGAGCGGTTCACAGAGGCGTTATTTTACTACTCCACCATGTTTGATTCACTCGAAGCTTGCTGTAAGATGCCGGAGAAGGCTTTCGCGGAGATGTATCTACAGAGAGAAATTTGCAACGTGGTAAGCTGTGAAGGATCGGCTCGAGTCGAACGCCACGAACCTCTCGTCAAGTGGAGGTCTCGGCTCCAACAAGCCGGCTTCAGAGCCCTCCATTTGGGATCCAACGCCTTCAAGCAAGCCAGTATGCTGCTAACACTCTTCTCCGCCGAAGGATTCTCCGTCGAGGAGAACGAAGGGTGTTTAACCCTCGGCTGGCACAGCCGCCCTCTTCTCGCGGCTTCCGCTTGGCAAGCCGCACCGCCGATCGACGCAACTCATCCATCCGGAGAAAcagtataa
- the LOC111780029 gene encoding uncharacterized protein LOC111780029 → MKGEVQLESSIGQTPSDSDPLLENQPDSSHETSDEIKNEDTEAGSIPCCRICLESDAEPEDELISPCMCKGTQQFVHRSCLDHWRSVKEGFAFSHCTTCKAQFHLQVSLFEDNSWRKVKFRLFVARDVLLVFLAVQTLIAAMGGYAYIMDKDGAFRNSFNDGWDRILSKHPIPFYYCIGVLAFFVLLGFFGLILHCSSLNSNDPRVAGCHNCCYGWGILDCFPASMEACFALVIVFVVIFVILGIAYGFLAATMGIQRIWQRHYHILTKRELTKEYVVEDLHGCYTPPKLEPEHEQHLKMLQLL, encoded by the exons ATGAAAGGGGAAGTACAATTGGAGTCATCAATTGGCCAAACCCCTAGTGACTCTGATCCTCTGCTTGAGAATCAGCCCGATTCATCCCATGAAACCTCTGATGAAATTAAGAACGAGGATACTGAAGCTGGTTCCATTCCTTGTTGTCGTATTTGCCTAGAGAGCGATGCCGAACCAG AAGATGAACTGATTTCTCCATGCATGTGCAAAGGCACACAGCAGTTTGTCCATCGATCTTGTCTTGATCATTGGCGCTCCGTTAAG GAAGGGTTTGCTTTCTCGCATTGCACAACATGCAAAGCCCAATTTCACCTGCAAGTTTCCTTATTTGAGGACAACTCTTGGCGTAAAGTTAAATTCAGGCTTTTTGTGGCAAGAGATGTCCTCCTTGTATTTCTAGCTGTACAAACT ttaATAGCGGCAATGGGTGGTTATGCATATATTATGGACAAAGATGGGGCATTCAGGAATTCTTTCAATGATGGATGGGACCGTATTCTGTCCAAACATCCTATTCCGTTTTATTATTGTATCG GGGTCCTGGCCTTCTTTGTTCTGCTCGGATTCTTCGGCCTCATACTACATTGTTCCTCCCTGAATAGTAATGATCCACGAGTTGCTGGCTGTCACAACTGTTGCTATGGATGGGGCATCTTGGATTGTTTCCCTGCGTCTATGGAGGCCTGCTTTGCACTTGTTATTGTCTTCGTTGTCATCTTTGTAATCCTTGGCATAGCTTATGGTTTCCTTGCTGCCACTATGGGTATTCAAAGAATCTGGCAAAGGCATTACCACATTCTCACCAAAAGGGAGCTGACTAAA GAATACGTGGTGGAGGATCTTCATGGTTGTTATACTCCTCCGAAATTGGAACCCGAACACGAACAGCACTTGAAAATGCTACAGCTTCTGTAA
- the LOC111780539 gene encoding uncharacterized protein LOC111780539: MATNLFTFAPTSIRARASSADNNRRKTFSSSNWWAPVFGWSSEPDYIDSGNKSNPKNLADGVSKSDPETKSSRNRFSPGCFTESKARQLRLMTMETESFHDVMYHSAIASRLATDFKSRGDS; encoded by the coding sequence ATGGCGACTAATCTCTTCACTTTTGCCCCCACCAGCATCCGTGCCCGTGCCTCCTCCGCCGACAATAACCGCCGGAAAaccttctcctcctccaatTGGTGGGCCCCGGTCTTCGGATGGTCCTCCGAACCGGACTACATCGACTCCGGCAACAAATCCAACCCTAAAAACCTAGCCGACGGAGTTTCAAAATCAGATCCAGAGACGAAATCGTCGAGAAATCGATTTTCCCCCGGCTGCTTCACGGAGTCGAAGGCACGACAACTTCGCCTGATGACGATGGAAACGGAATCATTTCACGATGTTATGTACCACTCAGCAATCGCATCTCGTCTCGCTACCGACTTCAAAAGTCGCGGCGATTCCTGA
- the LOC111780725 gene encoding serine-threonine kinase receptor-associated protein-like: MDKKKVAIPLVCHGHSRPVVDLSYSPVTPDGFFLISASKDSNPMLRNGETGDWIGTFEGHKGAVWSCCLDTNALRAATGSADFSAKVWDALTGHVLHSFEHKHIVRACAFSEDTHLLLTGGLEKVLRIYDLNRPDAPPREVDKSPGSVRTVTWLHSDQTILSSCTDMGGVRLWDVRSGQIVQTLETKSSVTSAEVSQDGRYITTADGSTVKFWDANHFGLVKSYNMPCNVESASLEPKYGMKFIAGGEDMWIHVFDFHTGDEIACNKGHHGPVHCLRFAPGGESYASGSEDGTIRIWQTGPLTHDDSDEALVNGSMGKVKVSADEVSRKIEGFSIADDGKSREKEKVEAGNE, translated from the exons ATGGATAAGAAGAAAGTGGCTATTCCTCTTGTTTGCCATGGCCATTCTCGACCGGTCGTGGATCTATCTTATAGCCCTGTTACGCCGGATGGATTCTTCCTCATCAGTGCCAGCAAGG ATTCCAATCCCATGCTCAGAAATGGAGAAACTGGCGATTGGATTGGTACATTTGAAGGTCACAAAGGCGCAGTTTGGAGTTGTTGCCTGGATACCAATGCCTTACGTGCTGCCACTGGTTCTGCTGATTTTTCAGc GAAAGTATGGGATGCATTAACTGGACATGTACTGCACTCATTTGAGCACAAGCATATTGTCCGTGCCTGTGCCTTTTCGGAG GATACACACCTTCTATTGACTGGTGGTCTGGAGAAAGTACTACGAATATATGATTTGAATCGTCCAGATGCGCCTCCAAGAGAAGTGGATAAATCCCCCGGTTCAGTCAGAACTGTTACATGGCTTCACAGTGATCAAACAATATTAAGTTCTTGCACTGACATGGGAGGTGTCAG ATTATGGGATGTAAGAAGTGGCCAAATAGTTCAAACACTTGAAACCAAGTCATCAGTGACCAGTGCAGAAGTAAGTCAGGATGGACGGTATATAACAACTGCTGATGGATCTACGGTTAAATTTTGGGATGCAAATCA CTTTGGCTTAGTCAAGAGCTACAATATGCCTTGCAATGTAGAATCCGCTTCGTTGGAACCAAAGTATGGGATGAAGTTCATAGCGGGTGGAGAGGATATGTGGATCCatgtatttgattttcataCTGGTGATGAGATTG CATGTAACAAGGGTCATCATGGACCTGTACATTGCTTGCGCTTTGCACCCGGAGGAGAATCCTATGCCTCTGGATCTGAGGATGGAACCATTAGGATATGGCAGACTGGTCCTTTAACACATGACGACTCAGATGAAGCTTTGGTCAATGGATCTATGGGAAAAGTAAAGGTAAGTGCAGACGAGGTCTCACGCAAGATCGAGGGGTTCAGTATCGCAGACGATGGAAAGTCcagagagaaggagaaggtaGAGGCGGGAAATGAGTGA
- the LOC111780723 gene encoding 3-ketoacyl-CoA synthase 11 produces the protein MTEPKPSTPLLSAHSPSSRSLPDFKKSVKLKYVKLGYHYLITHGMYLFLSPLVVVIAAQLSTFSLQDLREVWGHLQYNLVSVVVCSTLLVFLSTLYFLTRPRPVYLVNFSCYKPDEARKCTKKIFMDQSQMTGTFTEENLQFQRKILERSGLGDSTYLPEAVLNIPPNPSMAEARKEAEIVMFGAIDELLAKTSVKPKDIGILIVNCSLFNPTPSLSAMVINHYKLRGNIVSYNLGGMGCSAGLISIDLAKQLLQVHPNSYALVISMENITLNWYFGNDRSKLVSNCLFRMGGAAILLSNRRSERRRSKYQLVHTVRTHKGADDKCFSCVTQEEDSTGKIGVTLSKDLMAVAGDALKTNITTLGPLVLPMSEQLLFFGTLVGKKLFKMKIKPYIPDFKLAFEHFCIHAGGRAVLDELEKNLQLSDWHMEPSRMTLYRFGNTSSSSLWYELAYTEGKGRMKKGDRTWQIAFGSGFKCNSAVWKALRTINPAKERSPWMNEIDQFPVNVPKISAI, from the coding sequence ATGACGGAGCCAAAGCCATCCACACCCTTGCTAAGCGCACATTCACCATCTTCACGGAGCCTCCCTGATTTTAAAAAGTCTGTCAAACTCAAATATGTGAAACTTGGCTATCACTATCTCATCACTCATGGAATGTACCTCTTCCTTTCACCTCTGGTTGTTGTGATTGCTGCTCAGCTTTCCACTTTCTCCCTTCAAGATCTTCGTGAAGTTTGGGGTCATCTCCAATATAACTTAGTTTCTGTCGTTGTTTGTTCGACCCTCCTTGTTTTCTTGTCTACCTTGTACTTTCTAACCCGTCCTCGCCCTGTGTACCTTGTTAACTTTTCGTGCTACAAGCCCGATGAAGCTCGTAAATGCACGAAGAAGATTTTTATGGATCAATCTCAGATGACAGGGACATTTACAGAGGAGAATCTTCAGTTCCAAAGGAAAATCCTTGAGAGATCTGGCCTTGGAGATTCAACTTATCTTCCTGAGGCTGTTCTCAATATTCCTCCAAACCCCTCCATGGCAGAAGCTCGAAAAGAAGCTGAAATTGTGATGTTTGGTGCCATTGATGAGCTTCTAGCTAAGACGAGTGTGAAACCAAAAGATATCGGTATCTTGATCGTGAATTGTAGCTTGTTTAATCCGACTCCATCGCTTTCTGCAATGGTCATCAACCACTACAAGCTTAGAGGGAACATAGTTAGTTACAATCTTGGTGGGATGGGTTGCAGTGCAGGACTAATCTCTATTGATCTTGCTAAGCAGCTGCTTCAGGTCCATCCCAATTCTTATGCCCTGGTAATTAGCATGGAGAACATTACATTGAACTGGTATTTCGGGAACGACCGATCGAAGCTTGTCTCTAATTGCTTATTTCGGATGGGTGGAGCTGCAATATTGCTTTCAAACAGAAGATCTGAGAGGAGGAGGTCCAAATATCAATTAGTTCATACTGTTCGTACCCACAAGGGAGCAGACGATAAGTGCTTTAGCTGTGTTACTCAGGAAGAGGACTCAACTGGGAAGATTGGTGTTACTTTATCCAAAGACTTAATGGCAGTTGCAGGTGATGCATTGAAGACTAACATCACGACGTTGGGACCTCTTGTTCTTCCAATGTCGGAACAGCTTCTCTTCTTCGGTACGTTAGTCGGTAAGAAACTCttcaaaatgaagatcaaGCCTTACATCCCTGACTTCAAACTAGCATTTGAACATTTCTGCATCCATGCTGGGGGAAGAGCGGTTCTAGACGAACTGGAGAAGAACTTGCAGCTATCTGATTGGCATATGGAGCCGTCGAGGATGACACTGTACCGATTTGGCAACACGTCGAGCAGTTCTCTATGGTATGAATTGGCATATACAGAAGGGAAAGGTCGAATGAAGAAAGGAGATAGAACATGGCAAATAGCATTTGGTTCAGGATTTAAGTGCAATAGTGCAGTTTGGAAAGCTCTAAGAACCATAAATCCAGCTAAAGAAAGGAGCCCATGGATGAATGAGATCGACCAGTTTCCAGTCAATGTTCCAAAAATTTCAGccatttga
- the LOC111780575 gene encoding 26S proteasome regulatory subunit 8 homolog A-like — MATMEVETQLATSASVGTCSAKQATNQGEGLRQYYLQHIHELQLQVRQKTHNLNRLEAQRNELNSKVRMLREELQLLQEPGSYVGEVVKVMGKNKVLVKVHPEGKYVVDIDKSIDITKITPSTRVALRNDSYVLHLVLPSKVDPLVNLMKVEKVPDSTYDMIGGLDQQIKEIKEVIELPIKHPELFESLGIAQPKGVLLYGPPGTGKTLLARAVAHHTDCTFIRVSGSELVQKYIGEGSRMVRELFVMAREHAPSIIFMDEIDSIGSARMESGSGNGDSEVQRTMLELLNQLDGFEASNKIKVLMATNRIDILDQALLRPGRIDRKIEFPNPNEDSRFDILKIHSRKMNLMRGIDLKKIAEKMNGASGAELKAVCTEAGMFALRERRVHVTQEDFEMAVAKVMKKESEKNMSLRKLWK, encoded by the exons ATGGCGACAATGGAGGTCGAGACCCAGCTAGCGACGTCGGCATCGGTCGGTACTTGCTCGGCGAAACAGGCGACGAACCAAGGCGAGGGTCTGAGGCAGTACTATCTTCAACATATTCACGAGCTCCAGCTCCAGGTTCGTCAAAAGACCCATAATCTGAATCGTCTTGAAGCTCAACGGAACGAGCTGAATTCGAAAG TGCGAATGCTCCGGGAAGAGCTGCAGCTGCTTCAAGAGCCAGGATCCTATGTTGGTGAAGTTGTTAAAGTCATGGGAAAGAACAAAGTTTTAGTTAAG GTTCACCCGGAAGGGAAATATGTTGTTGATATAGACAAAAGTATCGATATCACAAAAATCACACCTTCAACCAGAGTTGCTCTCCGTAACGACAGCTATGTTCTTCATTTAGTCTTGCCAAGCAAAGTAGATCCACTCGTTAATCTTATGAAAGTTGAAAAGGTTCCTGATTCTACTTATGATATGATTGGTGGTCTCGACCagcaaataaaagaaataaaagag GTTATTGAACTCCCCATTAAGCATCCTGAACTATTTGAGAGTCTTGGAATAGCTCAACCAAAG GGCGTTCTGCTATATGGACCACCTGGTACGGGGAAGACGCTGTTGGCTAGAGCAGTGGCTCACCATACAGATTGTACTTTCATCAGGGTTTCTGGGTCTGAATTGGTCCAGAAATATATTGGAGAAGGTTCTAGAATGGTTAGAGAGCTTTTCGTCATGGCCAG GGAGCATGCACCTTCTATCATTTTCATGGATGAAATCGATAGCATTGGGTCTGCTCGAATGGAATCTGGGAGTGGTAATGGTGATAGCGAGGTGCAGCGTACCATGTTGGAACTTCTTAACCAGCTTGATGGATTTGAAGCATCAAATAAGATCAAG GTCTTGATGGCCACCAATAGGATCGATATCCTGGATCAAGCTCTTCTAAGGCCAGGACGAATTGACAGGAAGATTGAATTCCCAAATCCTAACGAGGAT TCCCGGTTTGATATCTTGAAAATACATTCACGGAAAATGAATCTGATGCGTGGGattgatttgaagaaaattgCAGAGAAAATGAATGGTGCATCTGGTGCAGAGCTCAAG GCAGTCTGCACAGAAGCAGGGATGTTTGCGTTGAGGGAAAGACGGGTTCACGTGACTCAGGAAGATTTCGAGATGGCTGTTGCCAAGGTGATGAAGAAGGAATCCGAGAAGAACATGTCGTTGCGAAAGCTCTGGAAGTAG